One Gossypium hirsutum isolate 1008001.06 chromosome A11, Gossypium_hirsutum_v2.1, whole genome shotgun sequence genomic window carries:
- the LOC107912718 gene encoding RHOMBOID-like protein 9, chloroplastic isoform X1, whose product MAVIPLRFKLPYKDQNCDCKCNGWQSRQAEIGNKNGGFNGHQWRLWTFTSVHPRPFSMKALPKENSQLISLDSYFRKLQEDSKKGSSMVLVDRSVESSIKKGLLESLEAYLGKLDEDSNSKIEEKIPEGDQTVLPFSVGEDAIDEKAKFRSDIGFRLRDVNSVSKKSEALQYSDEASHLYLVSIVASINIAVFIFEIATPVKVSELQLFSIPSLYGAKINDLILVGEWWRLVTPMFLHSGILHVSLGCWALLSFGPQVCRYYGSFTFFLIYLLGGFTGNLISFLHTPQPTVGGTGPVFALISAWLIYQIQNKGVIAKDASERMFQKAILVTALSCILSNFGPIDDWTHLGAAFSGIAYGFVICPTLQVDDTSSRTGREEQIRLVGRFADPCKSLLVFAIFILAFASLLFFVEPPINTTIYGF is encoded by the exons ATGGCTGTGATTCCATTACGTTTCAAATTGCCATATAAAGATCAAAATTGTGACTGCAAATGCAATGGTTGGCAATCGCGTCAAGCTGAGATTGGGAACAAAAATGGAGGTTTTAATGGACATCAATGGCGTCTTTGGACATTCACTAGTGTTCATCCAAGACCCTTCTCCATGAAAGCATTGCCCAAAGAAAATTCACAGCTGATCTCTTTGGATTCTTATTTTCGAAAGTTGCAAGAAGATTCAAAAAAGGGTTCTTCCATGGTGTTGGTTGATAGAAGTGTAGAAAGTAGCATAAAGAAGGGGCTGCTGGAATCTCTGGAAGCTTATCTTGGTAAACTTGATGAAG ATTCAAATTCTAAAATCGAAGAGAAAATCCCTGAAGGCGACCAAACCGTACTTCCATTTTCTGTCGGCGAAGATGCGATAGATGAAAAGGCAAAATTCAGAAGCGATATAGGCTTCAGGCTAAGGGATGTTAACAGTGTCTCAAAGAAGTCTGAAGCCTTGCAATACTCTGATGAAGCCTCTCATCTCTACTTAGT AAGCATAGTGGCATCCATAAACATTGCTGTTTTTATATTTGAGATAGCCACTCCAGTTAAAGTCTCAGAGTTGCAGCTATTTTCCATCCCTTCATTATATGGAGCCAAAATAAATGATCTCATTCTGGTTGGAGAATGGTGGAGGCTTGTCACACCAATGTTTCTG CATTCCGGAATTCTTCATGTATCTCTTGGCTGTTGGGCGCTTCTTTCTTTCGGGCCTCAAGTTTGCAGATATTACGGATCCTTTACGTTTTTCTTAATATATTTGCTCGGCGGCTTCACCGGAAACTTGATAAGCTTTCTTCATACGCCCCAGCCAACAGTTGGTGGCACG GGACCAGTATTTGCGTTGATTAGTGCATGGCTGATTTATCAAATACAAAATAAAGGTGTAATTGCAAAGGATGCTTCAGAGAGAATGTTCCAAAAGGCAATACTAGTGACAGCTCTTAGCTGCATATTAAGCAATTTCGGTCCCATTGATGACTG GACACATTTGGGAGCAGCGTTTAGTGGTATAGCATATGGTTTTGTCATATGCCCTACGCTACAAGTGGATGATACATCTTCAAGAACTGGTCGAGAAGAACAAATCAGACTTGTTGGACGATTTGCCGATCCTTGCAAATCACTCCTTGTCTTCGCTATTTTCATTCTTGCTTTCGCCTCTCTACTTTTCTTTGTAGAACCTCCCATCAACACCACTATATACGGATTTTAG
- the LOC107912718 gene encoding RHOMBOID-like protein 9, chloroplastic isoform X2, translated as MAVIPLRFKLPYKDQNCDCKCNGWQSRQAEIGNKNGGFNGHQWRLWTFTSVHPRPFSMKALPKENSQLISLDSYFRKLQEDSKKGSSMVLVDRSVESSIKKGLLESLEAYLGKLDEDSNSKIEEKIPEGDQTVLPFSVGEDAIDEKAKFRSDIGFRLRDVNSVSKKSEALQYSDEASHLYLVIVASINIAVFIFEIATPVKVSELQLFSIPSLYGAKINDLILVGEWWRLVTPMFLHSGILHVSLGCWALLSFGPQVCRYYGSFTFFLIYLLGGFTGNLISFLHTPQPTVGGTGPVFALISAWLIYQIQNKGVIAKDASERMFQKAILVTALSCILSNFGPIDDWTHLGAAFSGIAYGFVICPTLQVDDTSSRTGREEQIRLVGRFADPCKSLLVFAIFILAFASLLFFVEPPINTTIYGF; from the exons ATGGCTGTGATTCCATTACGTTTCAAATTGCCATATAAAGATCAAAATTGTGACTGCAAATGCAATGGTTGGCAATCGCGTCAAGCTGAGATTGGGAACAAAAATGGAGGTTTTAATGGACATCAATGGCGTCTTTGGACATTCACTAGTGTTCATCCAAGACCCTTCTCCATGAAAGCATTGCCCAAAGAAAATTCACAGCTGATCTCTTTGGATTCTTATTTTCGAAAGTTGCAAGAAGATTCAAAAAAGGGTTCTTCCATGGTGTTGGTTGATAGAAGTGTAGAAAGTAGCATAAAGAAGGGGCTGCTGGAATCTCTGGAAGCTTATCTTGGTAAACTTGATGAAG ATTCAAATTCTAAAATCGAAGAGAAAATCCCTGAAGGCGACCAAACCGTACTTCCATTTTCTGTCGGCGAAGATGCGATAGATGAAAAGGCAAAATTCAGAAGCGATATAGGCTTCAGGCTAAGGGATGTTAACAGTGTCTCAAAGAAGTCTGAAGCCTTGCAATACTCTGATGAAGCCTCTCATCTCTACTTAGT CATAGTGGCATCCATAAACATTGCTGTTTTTATATTTGAGATAGCCACTCCAGTTAAAGTCTCAGAGTTGCAGCTATTTTCCATCCCTTCATTATATGGAGCCAAAATAAATGATCTCATTCTGGTTGGAGAATGGTGGAGGCTTGTCACACCAATGTTTCTG CATTCCGGAATTCTTCATGTATCTCTTGGCTGTTGGGCGCTTCTTTCTTTCGGGCCTCAAGTTTGCAGATATTACGGATCCTTTACGTTTTTCTTAATATATTTGCTCGGCGGCTTCACCGGAAACTTGATAAGCTTTCTTCATACGCCCCAGCCAACAGTTGGTGGCACG GGACCAGTATTTGCGTTGATTAGTGCATGGCTGATTTATCAAATACAAAATAAAGGTGTAATTGCAAAGGATGCTTCAGAGAGAATGTTCCAAAAGGCAATACTAGTGACAGCTCTTAGCTGCATATTAAGCAATTTCGGTCCCATTGATGACTG GACACATTTGGGAGCAGCGTTTAGTGGTATAGCATATGGTTTTGTCATATGCCCTACGCTACAAGTGGATGATACATCTTCAAGAACTGGTCGAGAAGAACAAATCAGACTTGTTGGACGATTTGCCGATCCTTGCAAATCACTCCTTGTCTTCGCTATTTTCATTCTTGCTTTCGCCTCTCTACTTTTCTTTGTAGAACCTCCCATCAACACCACTATATACGGATTTTAG
- the LOC107912719 gene encoding ultraviolet-B receptor UVR8: MASSSVIAWGSGEDGQLGIGNNEEREWVCVVQALEPHNVRSVVAGSRNSLAICDDGKLFTWGWNQRGTLGHPPETKTENIPSQVKALANVKIVQAAIGGWHCLAVDDEGRAYAWGGNEYGQCGEEPERKDDTGRPLRRDIVIPQRCAPKLVVRQVAAGGTHSVVLTHEGYVWTWGQPWPPGDIKQISVPVRVQGLENVRLITVGAFHNLALQEDGTLWAWGNNEYGQLGTGDTQPRSQPIPVQGLSGLTLVDIAAGGWHSTALTDDGEVYGWGRGEHGRLGFGDNDKSSKMVPQRVQLLAGEDIVQVSCGGTHSVALTRDGRMFSFGRGDHGRLGYGRKATTGQPMEVPINLPAPKSVSGSGAEGYWISKLVACGGRHTLAIVEWKTDESISHN, from the exons ATGGCTTCCTCTTCTGTTATTGCTTG GGGCTCAGGTGAAGATGGTCAATTGGGTATCGGAAACAATGAAGAAAGAGAATGGGTTTGCGTTGTTCAAGCTCTTGAGCCTCACAATGTTCGCTCCGTCGTCGCTGGCAGCCGTAATTCTCTCGCTATTTGTGATGATGGCAAG TTGTTTACTTGGGGATGGAACCAGAGAGGAACCCTAGGGCACCCTCCCGAGACCAAAACTGAGAATATTCCAAGTCAGGTTAAGGCTCTTGCTAATGTTAAAATTGTTCAG GCAGCTATTGGTGGGTGGCATTGTTTGGCTGTTGATGATGAAGGCAGAGCTTATGCCTGGG GTGGGAATGAATATGGGCAGTGTGGTGAAGAGCCTGAGCGGAAAGATGATACTGGTAGGCCTTTGAGAAGGGACATTGTGATTCCTCAGCGCTGTGCGCCAAAGCTTGTAGTTCGCCAG GTAGCTGCTGGGGGTACTCATTCTGTAGTGCTGACACATGAAGGATATGTTTGGACCTGGGGTCAACCTTGGCCACCCGGAGACAT AAAACAAATATCTGTTCCTGTGAGAGTACAAGGTCTCGAAAATGTGAGGCTTATCACAGTGGGAGCATTTCATAATTTGGCTCTCCAGGAGGATGGGACTTTATGGGCATGGGGTAATAACGAATACGGACAACTTGGAACTGGGGACACTCAGCCAAGATCACAACCTATACCTGTCCAAGGATTATCTGGTCTCACTTTG GTTGATATTGCTGCTGGTGGATGGCATTCCACTGCATTGACTGATGATGGAGAG GTGTATGGTTGGGGAAGAGGAGAACATGGGAGGCTCGGGTTCGGAGATAACGATAAGAGCAGTAAAATGGTGCCACAAAGGGTTCAACTTTTAGCTGGGGAAGATATTGTTCAG GTATCTTGTGGTGGAACACATTCGGTTGCATTGACACGTGATGGGCGCATGTTTTCG TTTGGACGAGGTGACCATGGACGACTAGGTTATGGGCGGAAGGCAACAACAGGTCAACCCATGGAAGTCCCGATCAATCTGCCAGCTCCAAAAAGTGTTAGCGGTAGTGGTGCTGAAGGATATTGGATCTCTAAACTTGTTGCATGCGGAGGCCGGCATACGCTTGCTATAGTAGAATGGAAGACCGATGAATCTATAAGCCATAACTGA